ACTCGCTGGGTGAGACGGCTTCGCCTGCCCCGTGGATGGCCTCCTGCTTCCAGTAGGCGCCAGGATCGCTGAGTTTGGTCTTGATGGCGGCGAGGTCGAACGCAGGCATGTGCTTGGCGGCGTCGATCCGGAAGCCGTCCACCCCCAGCGACAGCAGGTCGTTCAGATAGCCCGCGATCCTGGTGCGGACGTGCTCCTCGCCGGTGTCGAGGTCGGCTAGCTGGACCAGTTCGCAGTTCTGGACGTTGGCGCGGTCACGGTAGTCGGTGACCTGCGCGGTGCAGTCGTCCATGTCCGACGACGAGTACAGACCGGGGTAGCCGTACTTCGTATACGCCGAACCACCCGTGCCCGTGCCGCTTCCGGCGGCCATGTGGTTGATGACGGAGTCGGCGACGACCTTGACGCCCGCCGCGTGGCAGGCGTTCACCATCGCGGAGAACGAGGCGCGGTCGCCGAGCCGTCCCGCTATCCGGTAGCTGACGGGCTGGTAGGACGTCCACCACTGCCCGCCCCGTATGTGCTCCTGGGGCGGGGAGACCTGGACGTATCCGTAACCGGCCGGCCCGAGCGTCTCACTGCAGGCGCGGGCGACCGAGTCGAAGCGCCATTCGAAGAGGACGGCGGTGACGTCCTTGCTGCCCGGCGGGGCCGCCTGCGCGGCTCCCGGTGGCGCGAGCACCACTGTCGCCGCGCCTGCCACAAGGGCGAGGGCGGCAGCCAGGGTTCTGCTGGCCATGTGGTTCCTCCTGCGGCTCAGGAAGGGGGTTGTGGTGGGAACGGAGGGCCTGATGGGGCTGGGGAGGCGAGGATTGAATATTCTTGCTGAAACTTGCAAGACCCTCTGCGCAGGTGACCGTAGGGCCCACGGGTCAATCGGTCAACAGTTTGGACATCCACTGGACTCACGGAAGACATGAGACCGCAAGAAATTGCACTGCGGGGCGGGCTCCAGGCACGCGTCACCGCAGCGCGCTGAAAGAGCCGCCGCCAGGGCCGAACGATGGCGGTGTCGAACGACCCGAAGGGCGCCTGTCGCACGGCAGAACGGCGGGCGCCGGTCAGCCCGACGACGGCCACCGGCCGGCGGCAACGGAATCCCGTCGGGAAGCTCGGGAGCGCCGGTCAGTTCACTCGATCCGCTGGAGGAGGTCGGCTTCCAGGACCCGGGCAGCCGGGTGCGTCATGATCGTGAGTGCCACGGCCCGGCCATGTCCCGGCAACCCGGTACCTTCCGCCACGAGGGAGCCATCACACTGACTCCGGTGAGCTCGACCTCGGCGAGATCATCGAAAGCGCCGGCCCCCGTAACGCCGACGGCTCGCTCTGACGGGAAGGCGACCACGGCAGGGAACAACGAAAGGCAGCGGGGACCTCCGCGGCGCCACCTCAGCGCGAAGGCCGGGCCGTCGAGCCCCGTACCACCAGCTCCGGTTGGAACAGGTACTCCGTGGTCGGCACCGGATTGCCCCGGATCTCCTCCAGCAGGGCGCCCACCGCCGTCGAGGCCATCGCGTGCACCGGCTGGCGCACCGTGGTCAGCGGTGGGTCGGTGAAGGCGATCAGCGGGGAGTCGTCATAGCCGACCACCGACACATCGCCCGGGACGTCGAGTCCCCGCTCGCGCACGGCGCGGATCGCGCCGAGAGCCATCATGTCGCTGCCGCAGACAATGCCGGTGCAGCCCGCGTCGATCAGCTCGGCCGCCGCGGCATGGCCGCCTTCGACACTGAACAGGGTGTGCCGGACATACCTCTCGGCATCCGATCCCGCCGTGGCGAGGAAGCCCTCCGTCTTGCGGCGGGACGGCACATAGCGAGCCGGGCCGACCGCGAGGCCGATCCTTTCGTGGCCCAGTTCGGCGAGATGGCGCACCGCCATGGCGGCGGCCATCTGGTCGTCGGTCGAGACGAAGGCGGCCGAGATCCGCTCGTTGTGGCCGTTGACAAGGACGAACGGGACCTTGCGGGCGGCGAGTTCGGCATAGCGGGCGGGGTCGGCCGAGGTGTCGGCGTGCAGGCCGGAAAGGAAGACGATGCCGTCGACGCCGCTCTCCTCCAGCTGTTCCACCAACTCGTCCTCGGTCGCCCCGCCGGGCTGCTTGGCACACAGCAGCGGGGTGTAACCGTGGCCGCTCAACGCCTGCTCGACGACCTGCGCGAACGCCGGGAAGATCGGGTTGGTGAGCTCGGGCACCACCAGACCGACCAGACCGTCGCCGCGTCTGCGCAGCCTTACGGGACGCTCGTAGCCGAGTATGTCGAGCGCCGCCAGCACCCGGGTCCTGGTGGCGGCCGATACGCCCGGCTTCGCGTTGAGCACCCGGCTGACCGTGGCCTCGCTGACCCCCGACTGGGCCGCGAGGTCCGCGAGCCGGGGAGCGGCCGTCCCTGTGCCGCCGCTCCTCGGCCGGGGGACGGTCACACCGCCCACCACACCGTGCTGTCCGCGGGCAGGCGGACCGTCCCGTCACCGAACCAGGGGGTGGCCGACGACAGCAGCGCCGTTCCCGGTACGGGCAGTTCCACGTCGGCGTCGGTGGTGTTGGTGGTGCAGAGGAAGCCGTCTCGGGCCAGGACGAGTACGCCTTCGGGCGCGTCCAGCCAGGTCACCGCGTCACCCGCGCCGAGGCCTGGGTGCTCGCGGCGGACGGCGAGTGCCGCCCGGTACAGCTCGAGTGTCGAACCGGGCACACCGGTCTGCGCCTCCACGCTCAGCTCACCCCACGAGTCCGGCTGCGGAAGCCAGCTGCCGCCGCTGCCGAAACCGTACGACGAACCCGAGCGTGTCCACGGGATCGGCACACGGCAGCCGTCGCGGAACCCGTCCTGGCCCTCGGCGCGGAAGAACGACGGGTCCTGGCGCACCTCGTCGGGCAGGTCGGTGACATCGGGCAGGCCGAGCTCCTCACCCTGGTAGATGTACGCGGATCCGGGCAGCGCCAGCATCAGCAGCGTCGCCGCGCGCGCCCGCCGCAGCCCGAGTCCGCGGTCGCCCTGCTCACGCAGCTGGGTACCGAGGCCGGGCGGGTTGGCGAAGCGGGTCGCGTGCCGGGAGACATCGTGGTTGGACAGCACCCAGGTGGTCGGGGCGCCGACCGGGCGCATCGCGGCGAGTGAGCCGTCGATGACCTCGCGCAGCTCCTTCACGTCCCAGTTGGCGGTGAGGTACTGGAAGTTGAAGGCCTGGTGCATCTCGTCGGGGCGTACATAGAGCGCGGTGCGCTCCACGGTCGGGGTCCATGCCTCGGCGACGAGGACACGCTCGCCCTCGTACTCGTCCAGGATCCGCCGCCAGGAACGGTAGATCTCATGTACTCCGTCCTGGTCGAAGAACGGCATGACGTCGCTGCCGAGCAGCTTCAGCTGGTCGCTGCCGCCGACGTCGGGCAGTCCGGGTGCCTTCACCAGACCGTGGGCGACGTCGACACGGAAGCCGTCGGCGCCCAGGTCGAGCCAGAAGCGCAGGATCGAGCGGAACTCGTCCTGGACGGCGGGGTGCTCCCAGTTGAGGTCGGGCTGCTCGGGCGCGAAGAGATGCAGATACCACTCTCCGCCGGCCTCCGGCTGGGAGGCGCCCCCATTGCCGTCCGGCGCCTCGACCCTGGTCCAGGCCGGCCCGCCGAAGACGGACTCCCAGTCGTTGGGCGGCAGCTCGCCGTGCTCGCCCTTGCCGGGACGGAAGTGGAAGCGCTCGCGCAGCCGGGAGCCGGGGCCCTCGCGCAGGGCCTGCCGGAACCAGTCGTGCTGGTCCGAGCAGTGGTTGGGCACGAGGTCCACGATGACGCGCAGATCGAGCGCGTGTGCGGCGCGGATCAGCGCGTCGGCGTCGTGGAGGTTGCCGAACGCCGGGTCGATGGCGCGGTAGTCGGCGACGTCGTAGCCGGCGTCGGCCTGCGGAGAGGCGTAGAACGGGCTGAGCCAGACCGCGTCGACGCCGAGTTCCCTGAGATACGGGAGCCGGTCGCGTATGCCGGCGAGATCGCCCATGCCGTCGCCGTTCCCGTCGGCGAAGCTGCGCGGATAGACCTGGTAGATCACCGCGTCCCGCCACCAGCCGGTGTGCGTGCCACTGGTCGGATGGTGGGCGGGGGCGGCGAGGTGCTGGGTCATTTCGTCCCTGGGTGTGATCGGATGCGGAAGGTGTGGGGGGGGTTCCGGGAGAGCGGCGGGGATGTCGGGGGATCAGCCCTTGACGGCGCCGGCCGACACACCGGTCACCAGATGCCGCTGCGCGATCAGGAACACGATCGCGGCGGGGATCGCGATGAGCACGGACGCCGCGGTCATCGGGCCCCACTGGGCGCCGTACTGGTTCACGAACTTCTGGAGCCCGCCGGCCAGCGTCAGGTTCTCGTCGCCAACCATGAACGCGGAGGCGTAGGCCACCTCTCCCCAGGCGGTGATGAACGAGTAGAACGCAGTCACCGCGATCCCCGGCCTGGCCAGCGGCAGGATCAGCCGCCAGAACGTGCCGAACGGGGTGAGCCCGTCGACCTGGCCCGACTCGTCGATCTCGCGCGGGATGGTGTCGAAGAAGCCCTTCATCATCCAGGCACAGAACGGCACGGCGATGGTGAGGTACGTGATCACCAGACCGGCGGGTTCATTGAGCAGCCCCAGCCGGGACATGATGTTGTAGATCGGCACGATCAGCACCGCGACCGGGAACATCTGGGTGATCAGCAGGGTCCACATCAGCCCGCGCTTTCCGGGGAAGCGGAAGCGGCTGACGGCGTAGCCCGTGGTGGCGGCGACGAACACGCCGAGCACCGTGGTGAGACAGGCGACCAGCAGCGAGTTGACGAACCAGGTGAGGAACTCGGTGTCGGCGATCAGCTTGCCGTAGTTCTCGAACGTCGTCTCTTTGACGAAGTCGGTGGTGGACGCGTACTCGGCAGGCTTGAGCGAGGTCAGGAACACCCACAGCACCGGGAAGACCGCGACCACGGACGCGACGACCAGCGTCAGGTGCAGGGCGAGCGAGGCGAGCGGCGAGCGCCGGCCGCGCACCGGACGCTTCGCCCGTCGGGTCGGGGCGGCGGTCCGTGACGTGCCCGGCCGGACCGGAGCGTCGGTCGTCGTGGTCACCAGGTTTCTCCCTGCTTGCGGAGGACTCGTTGGTAGACCGCGGCGAAGAGCGTCAGGAGGACGAGGATCAGCACGCCCCAGGTGGAGGACTGCGCGAAGTCGCGCGGGCTGATCTCGAACGAGAACTTGTACGCCTGGGTCACCAGGATCTGGGTGGCCTCACCGGGACCGCCCCGGGTCAGCAGGAAGATCACCGGGAACATGTTAAAGGTCCAGATGGTGCTCAGCAGGATCACCGTGGTGGACACCGAGCGGAGCCCCGGCATGGTGATGTGCCGGAAGCGCTGCCAGGCACTCGCACCGTCCATCTCTGCGGCCTCGTAGAGCTCGCCGGGAATGGACTGGAGCCCGCCGAGCAGGGCGACCATCATGAACGGAACGCCGAGCCAGACGTTGACGGCGATCACCGAGACCTTGGCCATCATGGGGTCGTTCAGCCAGGGCACGGCGTCGATGCCACCGCCGGCGAGGATCTTGTTGAGCAGGCCGTTGTCCTCGTTGTAGAGGAAGCGCCAGGCGAAGACGGAGACGAACCCGGGCACGGCCCAGGGCAGGATCAGCATCATCCGGTAGAACGACCGGCCGGCGATCCTGCGGTTCAGGATGTTGGCGAGGGCGAGGCCGAGGCCGAAGGTGACGGCCACGCAGGAGACCGTCCACACCAGCGTCCACCCGAGGGTGCCGAGGAACTGGTCACCGGTGAGCGCGTCGGCGTAGTTGTCCAGACCGACGAACTCGTAGGTGGCCGGAAGGTGGTTGACACCGATGGACCGCTCGACGTTCCGCTCGTTGGCGTCGGTCAGCGACAGATAGGCGCCGCGGACGAGCGGATAGCCGATGATCACCCCGATCACGATCACCACCGGGGCGACCATGGTCCAGGCATACCAGTGGGTGGAGAGGGCGCGGCGGAGCCTGCCGGGCGGGGGCGCCGCTGACGAGTCGCGGCGACGGCCGCGGGCCCTGCCGGGCTCCGCGGCCTTCGCCACCGACTGGCCGCTGGTGTGGACAGCCATCAGTCGGTCTCTTCCCTTACTTCCAGTCCTTGAGGAGCTTGCGGTAGGCGTGGCCCGCCGTCGAGGCTCCCTTCTCCGGGGTGGTCTGGCCGGTGAGGACCTTGGTGTACTCGGTCACCAGCGGGGCGAAGAGGCTGCCGCCCTCGGGGATCCAGGGGCGCTCGACGGCCTTGTCGACGGCCGGCTTGAAGAAGCCGATGATCTCGTTGGCCGCGACCTTCGGCTTGCTGTAGACGGACTGACGGGTCGGGAGCAGGCTGAGCTCCTCGGCGACCTGGGTCTGGGCCTCGGCGGAGGTCATGTACTCGACGAAGGCGTAGGAGGCCTCGAGGTTCTTGGACCCCGC
This DNA window, taken from Streptomyces sp. SCSIO 30461, encodes the following:
- a CDS encoding sugar ABC transporter permease, yielding MAVHTSGQSVAKAAEPGRARGRRRDSSAAPPPGRLRRALSTHWYAWTMVAPVVIVIGVIIGYPLVRGAYLSLTDANERNVERSIGVNHLPATYEFVGLDNYADALTGDQFLGTLGWTLVWTVSCVAVTFGLGLALANILNRRIAGRSFYRMMLILPWAVPGFVSVFAWRFLYNEDNGLLNKILAGGGIDAVPWLNDPMMAKVSVIAVNVWLGVPFMMVALLGGLQSIPGELYEAAEMDGASAWQRFRHITMPGLRSVSTTVILLSTIWTFNMFPVIFLLTRGGPGEATQILVTQAYKFSFEISPRDFAQSSTWGVLILVLLTLFAAVYQRVLRKQGETW
- a CDS encoding glycoside hydrolase family 13 protein; this encodes MTQHLAAPAHHPTSGTHTGWWRDAVIYQVYPRSFADGNGDGMGDLAGIRDRLPYLRELGVDAVWLSPFYASPQADAGYDVADYRAIDPAFGNLHDADALIRAAHALDLRVIVDLVPNHCSDQHDWFRQALREGPGSRLRERFHFRPGKGEHGELPPNDWESVFGGPAWTRVEAPDGNGGASQPEAGGEWYLHLFAPEQPDLNWEHPAVQDEFRSILRFWLDLGADGFRVDVAHGLVKAPGLPDVGGSDQLKLLGSDVMPFFDQDGVHEIYRSWRRILDEYEGERVLVAEAWTPTVERTALYVRPDEMHQAFNFQYLTANWDVKELREVIDGSLAAMRPVGAPTTWVLSNHDVSRHATRFANPPGLGTQLREQGDRGLGLRRARAATLLMLALPGSAYIYQGEELGLPDVTDLPDEVRQDPSFFRAEGQDGFRDGCRVPIPWTRSGSSYGFGSGGSWLPQPDSWGELSVEAQTGVPGSTLELYRAALAVRREHPGLGAGDAVTWLDAPEGVLVLARDGFLCTTNTTDADVELPVPGTALLSSATPWFGDGTVRLPADSTVWWAV
- a CDS encoding LacI family DNA-binding transcriptional regulator, giving the protein MGGVTVPRPRSGGTGTAAPRLADLAAQSGVSEATVSRVLNAKPGVSAATRTRVLAALDILGYERPVRLRRRGDGLVGLVVPELTNPIFPAFAQVVEQALSGHGYTPLLCAKQPGGATEDELVEQLEESGVDGIVFLSGLHADTSADPARYAELAARKVPFVLVNGHNERISAAFVSTDDQMAAAMAVRHLAELGHERIGLAVGPARYVPSRRKTEGFLATAGSDAERYVRHTLFSVEGGHAAAAELIDAGCTGIVCGSDMMALGAIRAVRERGLDVPGDVSVVGYDDSPLIAFTDPPLTTVRQPVHAMASTAVGALLEEIRGNPVPTTEYLFQPELVVRGSTARPSR
- a CDS encoding sugar ABC transporter permease codes for the protein MTTTTDAPVRPGTSRTAAPTRRAKRPVRGRRSPLASLALHLTLVVASVVAVFPVLWVFLTSLKPAEYASTTDFVKETTFENYGKLIADTEFLTWFVNSLLVACLTTVLGVFVAATTGYAVSRFRFPGKRGLMWTLLITQMFPVAVLIVPIYNIMSRLGLLNEPAGLVITYLTIAVPFCAWMMKGFFDTIPREIDESGQVDGLTPFGTFWRLILPLARPGIAVTAFYSFITAWGEVAYASAFMVGDENLTLAGGLQKFVNQYGAQWGPMTAASVLIAIPAAIVFLIAQRHLVTGVSAGAVKG